From one Pontibacillus sp. HMF3514 genomic stretch:
- a CDS encoding YpdA family putative bacillithiol disulfide reductase yields the protein MQTEDVIIIGAGPCGMSTAIELQERGINPLLIEKGNVVNSIYHYPTHQTFFSSSEKLEIGKVPFITEHKKPVRNQALAYYRSVSRRKELRVNTYERVMKVHNTEDGFEVCTEKQSGEQTFYKANQVVIATGYYDQPNYMGIEGESLDKVSHYFKEAHPYFGKNVAIIGGKNSAVDAALELVKAEANVTVLYRGSDYSQSVKPWILPEFTALVDKGVVSMEFNANVTKIDTDHIYYQVGDQEKVIDNDFVFAMTGYRPDHGFLQKMGVTIDEETGRPTFNENTMETNVPGIYISGVIAAGYNNNEIFIENGRHHGEHIAKDITGEE from the coding sequence GTGCAAACCGAAGACGTAATCATCATAGGAGCTGGCCCATGTGGAATGTCCACAGCTATCGAATTACAAGAGAGAGGGATTAATCCACTCCTTATTGAAAAAGGGAATGTTGTAAACTCAATTTATCATTATCCAACACACCAAACATTCTTTAGTTCAAGTGAAAAACTTGAAATTGGGAAAGTACCCTTCATTACAGAACATAAAAAACCAGTACGTAATCAAGCATTAGCTTATTATCGTTCTGTTTCAAGAAGAAAAGAATTGCGTGTGAACACATATGAACGTGTTATGAAGGTTCATAACACAGAGGATGGCTTTGAAGTTTGCACCGAAAAACAATCTGGTGAGCAGACATTTTATAAAGCTAATCAAGTAGTAATTGCTACAGGATATTACGATCAACCTAATTACATGGGTATTGAAGGGGAAAGCCTAGATAAAGTAAGTCACTACTTCAAAGAAGCTCACCCATACTTTGGAAAAAATGTTGCGATAATTGGCGGTAAAAACTCTGCTGTAGATGCAGCGCTAGAGCTGGTGAAAGCAGAAGCGAATGTAACCGTCTTGTATAGAGGATCCGATTATTCTCAAAGCGTAAAGCCATGGATCTTACCTGAGTTTACTGCATTAGTAGATAAAGGTGTCGTATCCATGGAATTTAATGCAAATGTTACTAAAATCGATACAGATCACATTTACTATCAGGTTGGCGATCAAGAAAAAGTCATCGATAATGATTTCGTTTTTGCCATGACAGGTTACCGTCCTGACCATGGTTTTCTACAAAAAATGGGTGTAACCATTGATGAAGAAACAGGACGACCAACTTTCAATGAAAATACGATGGAGACAAATGTTCCTGGGATCTATATTTCAGGTGTGATTGCAGCTGGCTATAACAATAATGAGATCTTTATTGAAAATGGCCGTCATCACGGTGAACACATCGCAAAAGATATAACGGGTGAAGAATAA